One genomic window of Arcobacter lacus includes the following:
- the hemH gene encoding ferrochelatase, which translates to MQENKKALVLLNMGGARNKGELKMFLTNMFNDENILTIKNAFIRKMVATFITNSRLDNAWKNYEKIGNFSPINPLTEQLINKCNDKIENYKTYQVMRYTPPFAKETISQMKKDGIKEVLLLPLYPQYSTTTTKSSLEDFIKFAKNSFNLKIIETFYKNDKFNECIVNEILNNVKDETSYNLIFSAHGLPQKIVDAGDPYEKQMNEHVKILSEELQKRGKNFKSINLAYQSKVGPLKWLEPSLEDMLKNFKDENVIIYPLSFIVDNSETVFELDIEYKEIAHEIGIKEYKVCSCVNDSEEFIETIKDIIKI; encoded by the coding sequence ATGCAAGAAAATAAAAAAGCTTTAGTGCTATTAAATATGGGTGGAGCAAGAAATAAAGGTGAATTAAAGATGTTTTTGACAAATATGTTTAATGATGAAAATATTCTGACAATCAAAAATGCTTTTATTCGAAAAATGGTAGCTACATTTATTACTAATTCAAGATTGGATAATGCGTGGAAGAACTATGAAAAAATTGGAAACTTTTCACCAATAAATCCTTTAACAGAACAACTAATAAATAAATGTAATGATAAAATAGAAAATTATAAAACTTATCAAGTTATGAGATATACTCCACCTTTTGCGAAAGAAACAATATCTCAAATGAAAAAAGATGGAATAAAAGAAGTTCTTTTACTTCCTTTATATCCTCAATATTCTACAACAACAACAAAATCATCTTTAGAAGATTTTATAAAATTTGCAAAAAATAGTTTTAATCTAAAAATTATTGAAACATTTTATAAAAATGATAAATTTAATGAGTGTATTGTAAATGAAATTTTAAATAATGTAAAAGATGAAACTTCATATAATCTTATATTTTCAGCTCATGGACTTCCTCAAAAGATAGTTGATGCAGGTGATCCTTATGAAAAACAGATGAATGAGCATGTAAAAATTTTGAGTGAAGAATTACAAAAAAGAGGAAAAAATTTTAAATCTATAAATTTAGCATATCAGTCTAAAGTTGGACCTTTAAAATGGCTTGAACCTTCACTTGAAGATATGTTAAAAAATTTTAAAGATGAAAATGTAATTATTTATCCATTATCATTTATTGTTGATAATTCTGAAACAGTTTTTGAACTTGATATTGAATATAAAGAAATAGCTCATGAAATAGGAATAAAAGAGTATAAAGTTTGTAGTTGTGTCAATGATAGTGAAGAATTTATTGAAACTATAAAAGATATTATAAAAATATAA
- a CDS encoding ATP-binding cassette domain-containing protein yields the protein MHRDLVLNIKDLTFYYKKENPIYKNFLLELKKGELVTIFGKSGSGKTTLFELIIGSLKPINGIIEKSTISMIFQDPFNSFHPTYKIIEQIKDVVKRDFTTELQSLLKKLNLTNEILEKYPYQLSGGQLQRCSILRAILMKPDLLLIDEPTSALDNIIAYDVMKLLITLLENCAILLITHDLDMAKWCSDKIIRLETDARK from the coding sequence TTGCATAGAGATTTAGTTTTAAATATAAAAGATTTAACTTTTTATTACAAAAAAGAAAATCCTATTTATAAAAATTTTTTATTAGAGCTAAAAAAAGGTGAACTTGTAACTATATTCGGAAAAAGTGGAAGTGGAAAAACTACACTTTTTGAGTTAATAATTGGAAGTTTAAAACCGATAAATGGAATAATAGAAAAATCAACAATTTCTATGATATTTCAAGATCCATTTAACTCTTTTCATCCAACATATAAAATTATTGAACAAATTAAAGATGTTGTGAAAAGAGATTTTACAACAGAACTTCAAAGCTTATTAAAAAAACTTAACTTAACAAATGAAATTTTAGAAAAATATCCATATCAGTTAAGTGGAGGACAACTTCAAAGATGTTCTATTTTAAGAGCAATATTAATGAAACCAGATTTACTTTTGATAGATGAACCAACATCTGCTTTAGACAATATTATAGCTTATGATGTTATGAAATTATTGATTACTCTTTTAGAAAATTGTGCTATTTTGTTAATAACTCATGATTTAGATATGGCAAAATGGTGTAGTGATAAAATTATAAGGTTGGAAACTGATGCAAGAAAATAA
- a CDS encoding c-type cytochrome produces the protein MKKIVLTTLAVAAFAFADAPASYATCKACHGVKGEINVTTQSKNHVPANLTKAEIEKALHGYKDGSYAGAGPMKALMKGQVAKLSDADIKALADYMGK, from the coding sequence ATGAAAAAAATTGTTCTTACAACTTTAGCAGTTGCTGCTTTTGCTTTTGCAGATGCTCCAGCTTCTTATGCAACATGTAAAGCATGTCACGGTGTAAAAGGGGAAATCAACGTAACTACTCAAAGTAAAAATCACGTTCCAGCTAACTTGACAAAAGCTGAAATTGAAAAAGCTTTACATGGTTATAAAGATGGATCTTATGCTGGTGCGGGACCTATGAAAGCTTTAATGAAAGGTCAAGTTGCTAAATTATCTGATGCAGATATCAAAGCTTTAGCTGACTATATGGGTAAATAA
- the ccoS gene encoding cbb3-type cytochrome oxidase assembly protein CcoS, which yields MINDTLLFMLIVGIIISAGLLLLFVWAAKTGQFDDANRMLNNPLYDSVDDLNDAIRKEQKIKEEKEAKEEKQKKE from the coding sequence ATGATAAATGACACACTTTTATTTATGTTAATAGTTGGGATAATAATATCTGCTGGACTTCTTTTATTATTTGTTTGGGCTGCAAAAACTGGTCAATTTGATGATGCTAATAGAATGTTGAATAATCCTTTATATGATAGCGTTGATGATTTAAATGATGCTATTAGAAAAGAACAAAAAATAAAAGAGGAAAAAGAAGCAAAAGAAGAGAAACAAAAAAAAGAGTAG
- a CDS encoding heavy metal translocating P-type ATPase, with protein sequence MSKIRCNHCHLEFDENIMIKDNDLNFCCKGCQGVYHLLKSDGLDSFYDKLGNKTIAPPIEVFNESITKFDSLNFYDNYVTKTKEGFNQIDLIIEGIHCAACVWLNEKILYDTKGIVEANINFTTNKARITWDDDILKLSQIILKIRSIGYNAYAYDSSVADIAASKAKQDYFVRIMVAVVCTMNIMMLSVAKYTGFFTGITPEVMQMIHLGEFILSTPVLFYSGWVFYKGAYYGLKNKMVTMDLAVSTGATLSYIYSLTILLGAKGDSYFDSVAMIITFVLVGKYLEVIGKKSAVDTLDKIKSTLPLEAVIINGNEKKVVALNSVNIGDIVEIKAGDKVPVDGKIISGNGSFDESTITGESIPVYKKVGDAVFSGTINLDSLIHFEVTKNFKNSTFSSIVSLLEDSLNSKPSIQIKANKISRGFSATILSLAFATFLVWYFFGLDLGFIYEGTNQFERSFIVAVSVIVIACPCALALATPMASLVGISELAKKGLLFKEAKFIETLAVASSVVFDKTGTLTKGELNVVKARILDDNIHKLNLLYSLIDSSTHPVSLSIKRYLEKNYNLELKKLENVKNIEAKGMSATYKNVENKEFEILGGNVELLREFGIYYKFDSSRTVYLFAINKRVIATFELEDELREGSKELINYLQNKNIEVIMLTGDNEQVASRIAKELNITKYFSHQTPVSKADFIKELKKQNKVVVMVGDGVNDSVALSSSDVAIAMGNSADISLAVSDVVLLNSTLKSLKDAFVISNKTYKHIKQNLGFSLLYNATTVPLAMAGFVIPLIAALSMSLSSLIVVLNSLRIKMK encoded by the coding sequence TTGTCAAAAATTAGATGTAATCATTGTCATTTAGAATTTGATGAAAATATAATGATAAAAGATAATGATTTAAATTTTTGTTGTAAAGGATGCCAAGGAGTTTATCATTTATTAAAAAGTGATGGTTTAGACTCTTTTTATGACAAACTAGGAAATAAAACAATAGCTCCACCAATCGAAGTTTTTAATGAAAGTATTACTAAATTTGATTCTTTAAATTTTTATGATAATTATGTGACTAAAACAAAAGAAGGCTTTAATCAAATTGATTTAATCATCGAAGGAATTCATTGTGCAGCTTGTGTTTGGCTAAATGAAAAAATTCTTTATGATACAAAAGGTATAGTTGAAGCAAATATCAATTTTACAACAAACAAAGCAAGAATCACTTGGGATGATGATATTTTAAAGTTATCACAAATTATTTTAAAAATTAGATCTATTGGATATAACGCTTATGCGTATGATTCAAGTGTTGCTGATATTGCAGCTTCAAAAGCAAAACAAGACTATTTTGTACGTATTATGGTTGCGGTTGTTTGTACTATGAATATTATGATGTTAAGCGTTGCAAAATACACAGGATTTTTTACAGGGATTACTCCTGAAGTTATGCAAATGATTCATTTGGGAGAGTTTATTCTTTCAACACCTGTTTTATTTTATAGTGGATGGGTTTTTTATAAAGGTGCATATTACGGACTAAAAAATAAAATGGTAACTATGGATTTAGCTGTTTCTACTGGAGCAACATTGAGTTATATTTACTCTTTGACTATTTTGCTTGGAGCAAAAGGAGATAGTTATTTTGATTCTGTTGCGATGATTATTACTTTTGTTTTAGTTGGAAAATATTTAGAAGTTATTGGTAAAAAATCAGCTGTTGATACTTTAGATAAAATAAAATCAACTTTGCCTTTAGAAGCAGTTATTATAAATGGAAATGAAAAAAAAGTTGTAGCTTTAAATAGTGTAAATATTGGTGATATTGTAGAAATAAAAGCAGGAGATAAAGTTCCTGTTGATGGAAAAATAATCTCTGGAAATGGTTCTTTTGATGAATCAACAATTACAGGAGAATCAATTCCTGTATATAAAAAAGTTGGAGATGCAGTTTTTAGTGGAACTATAAATTTAGATTCTTTGATACATTTTGAAGTAACAAAAAACTTTAAAAATTCAACTTTTTCTTCTATAGTTTCTTTACTTGAAGACTCTTTAAATTCAAAACCTTCTATTCAGATTAAAGCAAATAAAATTTCAAGAGGATTTAGTGCTACTATTTTGTCTCTTGCATTTGCTACTTTTTTAGTTTGGTATTTTTTTGGTTTAGACTTAGGTTTTATTTATGAAGGAACAAATCAATTTGAAAGATCATTTATAGTTGCTGTTTCGGTTATTGTTATTGCTTGTCCTTGTGCATTGGCTCTTGCAACTCCAATGGCAAGTTTAGTTGGTATTTCAGAACTTGCTAAAAAAGGGTTACTTTTCAAAGAAGCAAAGTTTATAGAAACTTTAGCTGTTGCTTCTAGTGTAGTTTTTGATAAAACGGGAACTTTAACAAAAGGTGAATTAAATGTCGTAAAAGCAAGAATCTTAGATGATAATATTCATAAATTAAATCTTTTGTATTCACTAATAGATAGTTCAACTCATCCAGTAAGTCTTTCTATTAAAAGATATTTAGAAAAAAACTATAATTTAGAGTTAAAAAAACTTGAAAATGTAAAAAATATTGAAGCAAAAGGAATGAGTGCAACATATAAAAATGTTGAAAATAAAGAGTTTGAAATTCTTGGTGGAAATGTAGAACTTCTTAGAGAATTTGGGATTTATTATAAATTTGATTCTTCAAGAACTGTATATTTGTTTGCTATCAATAAAAGAGTAATTGCTACATTTGAACTCGAAGATGAACTAAGAGAAGGTTCAAAAGAGTTAATAAATTATCTACAAAATAAAAATATTGAAGTAATAATGCTAACAGGTGATAATGAACAAGTTGCTTCAAGAATTGCAAAAGAGTTAAATATAACAAAATATTTTTCTCACCAAACTCCAGTTTCAAAAGCAGATTTTATAAAAGAGTTAAAAAAACAAAATAAAGTTGTTGTTATGGTTGGTGATGGTGTAAATGATAGTGTAGCTTTAAGTAGTAGTGATGTAGCTATTGCTATGGGAAATTCTGCTGATATATCTTTAGCAGTTTCTGATGTAGTTTTACTAAATTCAACTTTAAAATCTTTAAAAGATGCTTTTGTTATTTCAAATAAAACATATAAACATATCAAACAAAATTTAGGCTTTTCATTACTTTATAATGCAACGACTGTACCTTTAGCAATGGCGGGTTTTGTAATACCACTTATTGCTGCACTTTCAATGAGTTTAAGTTCTTTAATAGTAGTATTAAACTCTCTTAGAATCAAAATGAAATAA